The Cynocephalus volans isolate mCynVol1 chromosome 2, mCynVol1.pri, whole genome shotgun sequence genome window below encodes:
- the LOC134370559 gene encoding endogenous retrovirus group K member 7 Pro protein-like has protein sequence MSHMGIQPVPVQPIDPLPTGTMGLILGRGSLTLKGLAVHPGVVDNDHSEVQVLCSCPEGVFSISEGDRIAQLVLLPDDTPPRIDRGKMGSSGTDSAYLVLSLKDRPKLKLKVNGKEFEGILDTGADKSIVSSFWWPRSWPTTASSHTLQGLGYRSSPIISSTALSWETPEGQKGRFTPYVLPLPVNLWGRDVLQNMGFVLSNEYSPQAQQMMQNMGYKQGGGLGRREQGRIEPISPSGNPGRQGLGFS, from the coding sequence ATGTCCCATATGGGCATTCAGCCGGTCCCCGTTCAACCTATTGATCCTTTGCCAACTGGGACAATGGGCCTCATACTTGGCAGAGGCTCACTTACCTTAAAAGGTTTAGCTGTTCATCCAGGTGTGGTCGACAATGACCACTCTGAGGTTCAAGTCTTGTGCTCATGTCCAGAGGGGGTTTTTTCCAtaagtgagggagacagaattgCACAGCTTGTCCTTCTCCCTGATGATACTCCCCCCAGGATTGATAGGGGGAAGATGGGCTCCTCTGGAACAGACTCTGCTTATCTGGTTCTCTCCCTCAAAGATAGGCCTAAATTAAAGCTAAAAGTAAACGGGAAAGAATTTGAGGGCATCCTAGATACGGGGGCTGACAAGAGTATCGTGTCCTCTTTCTGGTGGCCACGGTCCTGGCCCACCACAGCATCTTCACATACTTTACAAGGCCTCGGGTATCGATCCAGCCCCATAATCAGTTCTACCGCCTTGTCTTGGGAGACGCCAGAAGGACAAAAGGGACGGTTTACCCCCTATGTATTGCCTCTCCCAGTTAATCTCTGGGGAAGAGATGTTTTGCAAAACATGGGCTTTGTATTGTCAAATGAATATTCCCCACAGGCCCAACAGATGATGCAAAACATGGGTTATAAGCAGGGAGGAGGCTTGGGACGCAGAGAACAAGGCAGGATCGAGCCGATTTCCCCCTCCGGTAATCCCGGCAGACAGGGCTTGGGTTTTTCCTAG
- the LOC134370560 gene encoding igE-binding protein-like — protein MQTVLSLFCSCTLGDPLATRRIQNCREVSSERYACPQLWIGPVTSVKEAVCVLVVTEGQNTLEEVQDSMSESERSERMGTRKRRDVSYKEKDPPGESTDKGVKTEKGPPGKSADEGVIYNPSEVQKKRGGPYPVEDLEALNIGESDSDSLDSSEESDLEEEAARYEEERYHPDGWRRPFRKKEKRPPPMAPARAAPSAPPPPPYEGRSNPLSFLPDKVRRKVQAAFPVFEVEGGGRIHAPVEYSQIKDLAEAVRKYGVNANFTVVMLERFAGAAMTPADWQMLAKAALPTMGQYMEWKALWHEAAQAQARANAVALTPEQRTWTFDMLTGQGQFAADQTAFPWGAYVQTSSTAIKAWKTLPKKGEASGQLTKIIQGPQEPFSDFVARMTEAAGCIFGDPDQAAPLVEQLIFEQATQECRAAIAPRKNKGLQDWLRACRELGGPLTNAGLAAAILQSQRPLRQGMNRRTCFKCGQVGHLKKDCPAPDKDRVSLCSRCSKGYHKASQCRSVRDIKGRLLPPPEDQHKMDSKNVRVGPRSQGPQKYGNKVDRGQGKGEKVQSEDTQEWTCTPPPTSY, from the exons ATGCAGACAGTCTTGTCTCTCTTCTGCTCTTG CACCCTCGGAGACCCCTTGGCAACgaggaggattcagaactgcagggaggTAAGCTCAGAAAGGTATGCTTGTCCCCAGCTTTGGATTGGACCCGTCACTTCTGTGAAAGAAGCGGTTTGTGTTCTGGTGGTGACGGAGGGACAAAATACTTTAGAGGAAGTTCAGGACAGCATGTCAGAATCTGAGCgaagtgagaggatgggtacccgcaagaggagagacgtctcctacAAGGAAAAGGACCCTCCCGGTGAATCTACCGACAAGGGAGTGAAAACGGAAAAAGGACCTCCCGGTAAGTCCGCAGACGAGGGAGTGATTTATAACCCGAGTGAGGttcaaaagaaaagggggggCCCTTACCCTGTGGAGGATTTAGAGGCCTTGAACATAGGGGAATCAGACTCTGACTCCCTCGACTCTAGTGAGGAATCAGATCTAGAGGAGGAAGCCGCTAGATATGAGGAGGAAAGGTATCACCCCGATGGGTGGAGGAGGCCCTTTAGGAAGAAGGAGAAGCGGCCGCCCCCAATGGCTCCCGCACGAGCTGCGCCTTCagcacctccacctcctccctaTGAGGGGCGCTccaatcctctttcttttcttcctgataaaGTGAGGAGAAAGGTGCAAGccgccttcccagtttttgaggtggAAGGCGGAGGGCGAATCCATGCCCCTGTTGAGTACAGCCAAATCAAAGATCTTGCCGAGGCAGTTAGAAAGTATGGGGTAAATGCCAATTTCACTGTAGTAATGTTAGAAAGATTTGCCGGCGCCGCCATGACACCTGCGGATTGGCAAATGCTGGCTAAAGCTGCCCTTCCTACAATGGgccaatacatggaatggaaggcgctatggcatgaggcggcacaggctcaagccagggcaaacgctgtcGCGTTGACCCCTGAGCAGCGGACTTGGacttttgatatgttaacaggccagggccaatttgccgctgatcagacagccttcccatggggtgcttatgttcaaacTTCTAGCACTGCCATCAAGGCTTGGAAGACGCTCCCCAAGAAAGGGGAAGCCTCTGGGCAGCTCACAAAAATTATCCAGGGACCTCAAGAACCATTTTCAGATTTTGTAGCTCGCATGACAGAGGCAGCAGGGTGTATTTTTGGAGACCCTGACCAAGCTGCACCTCTTGTTGAACAACTTATTTTTGAACAGGCTACACAAGAATGTCGAGCAGCTATAGCCCCgagaaaaaataaagggttacaggattggctcagagcaTGCCGAGAACTTGGAGGTCCCCttaccaatgcagggctggctgcCGCCATCCTACAGTCACAGAGACCATTGAGGCAGGGGATGAACAGGAGAACCTGCTTCAAGTGCGGCCAGGTGGGACATTTAAAGAAAGATTGTCCCGCCCCAGATAAGGACAGGGTGTCCCTTTGCTCCCGTTGTAGCAAGGGGTATCATAAAGCTAGTCAGTGCCGCTCCGTCAGGGACATCAAGGGGCGACTCCTCCCGCCACCTGAGGACCAACACAAGATGGATTCAAAAAACGTGAGGGTGGGCCCACGTTCTCAGGGCCCTCAAAAGTATGGGAACAAGGTGGACAGAGgccaggggaaaggggagaaagtccagtcagaagacacacaagAATGGACCTGCACGCCTCCTCCGACTTCTTATTAA